The sequence GTCGTAAGGTCGGAACATGCGAAAAGAGTTGATACGCATGAACCAAAAGGTACGAGACGTAATGGGTGATGAGGAGTGAATAGACCTCAATCAGATGTTCCCAGTCTCCGGCGGAAAGCAGGAACCTAAGTTCAACGTGAAACGATAATCATGGAACGGGGTAACCACTACGGATACTCTCAAAATTAATGAGTAAGTAGCCAACTATATGTTCTGTAGTGGAAGGATTGCCTCAGAAGCTAATGCCTATAGTAATGTTTAGGATATGCCGACGGAGACACGGTAATTTAGAAGATAAAGTTGTGAATAGTAGTGTACAAGTTATGAACCAATCATCGATTAGGTATAAATGGAATGATATCTCTTGGCACAAGCTTGAGAGAAATACATTTAAGCTACAAAAACGAATTTATCAAGCTTCTCAAGACGGTGATATTAAACGTATGCGTCGTCTACAAAAGTTATTGCTAAACTCAAATAGTGCAAAATTTTTATCTGTCAGAAAGGTAACTCAAGACAACCGGGGTAAGAAGACGGCTGGTATTGATGGAGTGAAAAGTCTTAATCAAAGTCAAAGGCTTTATTTAGCTGAAGGGATAAACTTGCGTAAGAAGGCTAAGCCCGTAAGGCGTATAATGATTCCTAAATCTAGAAGTTCTGAAATGCGTCCTTTGGGAATACCTACCATAGAAGACAGAGCAAAACAAGCATTAGTCAAAATGGTTATAGAACCTGAATGAGAGGATAAATTTGAGCCAAACAGTTATGGTTTTAGACCAGGAAGATCTTGTCATGATGTTTATGGAGCTATATTTGGAGCATTAAAGCGAAAAATGGCATATGTATTAGATGCTGATATTTCTGGGTGCTTTGATAATATTGACCACAAAGCATTATTAGAGAAACTCAATACCATACCTATGATAAGACGTAATATCAGAGGCTGGTTAAAAGCTGGTATAATGGAAAATAATACATTTTATAAAAGTGATAAAGGAACTCCGCAAGGAGGGGTAATTTCACCGTTGCTTGCAAATGTAGCCTTGCATGGTTTGGAATACGAAACCAAGCAGGCATTATCTAAAGACCTCTTTCAGTATATGAAAGGAAAACGTGGTAAAGCTTCTGTTATGCTATCTCAAGCAGCTATGAGTATTATTCGTTATGCAGATGATTTTGTAATTATACATGAGAGTAAAGAGATTATTCTCAAAGCAAAATCATTTGTAGAAAAATGGTTGAGTAATATAGGGTTAGAGCTTAAAGAGTCAAAGACTCACATATCCCATACTTTCAAAACTATCGAGGGAATAACACCAGGCTTTGATTTTCTGGGCTATACGATAAGGCAATTTACAGTTAATTGTAACAAACAAGGTTATAAATTACTTATTAAACCAAGTCATAAATCACAAAAAAATCACAGACGAGTAATTCGAGAAAAATTGAGAGCAATGAGAGGAGAAACTCAAGCAACAGTTATTAGTTGTTTGAATCCAATTATTAAGGGATGGTGTCGCTACTATATACCTGCAGTATCACGAAAAG comes from Candidatus Tisiphia endosymbiont of Nemotelus nigrinus and encodes:
- a CDS encoding reverse transcriptase N-terminal domain-containing protein, producing the protein MFRICRRRHGNLEDKVVNSSVQVMNQSSIRYKWNDISWHKLERNTFKLQKRIYQASQDGDIKRMRRLQKLLLNSNSAKFLSVRKVTQDNRGKKTAGIDGVKSLNQSQRLYLAEGINLRKKAKPVRRIMIPKSRSSEMRPLGIPTIEDRAKQALVKMVIEPE